The DNA sequence CTTGGCCGCGAGTTCCTGCCCCATGGGGAGCATGTGACCGTAGCTCCAAACAGCGACTTGGGTTCCGTGTTTGATGACCTCGGCCTTGCCGATGGGAAGGAGCTGGGGGTTTTCCTTGACCTTCGCGCCCACACCCGCGCCACGCGGATAACGCAGGGCCACAGGCCCCGCATACTGGGTGGCGGTGTAGAGCATATCCGCCATCTCATCTTCATCCTTGGGCGACATGTGGACCATGTTGGGCACGCAGCGGAGGTAGGAGATGTCAAAAAGGCCGTGGTGGGTCGGACCGTCATCGCCGGAAAGACTGCCGCGGTCCATGGCGAACACGACGGGGAGGTTCTGGAGGGCCACATCATGAATGATCATGTCGTAGGCACGCTGAAGGAACGTGGAGTAGATGGCGCAGACCGGTTTGTAGCCTTTGGTGGCCAGTCCTGCGGCAAAGAGCACTGCATGTTCCTCGGCGATGCCGACATCGAAGTACTTGTCCGGGTGTTTGGGCTGGAAGCGGTCGAGGGCGGTGCCGTTGGGCATGGCGCCGGTGATGGCGACGATTTTGTTGTTGGTGTTGGCCAGCTTGACCAAGGTGTCGGCGAAAACCTGGGAAAAGGTGGCGGGTCCGCTGGCGTCACTTTCGCCGTCGGTCGGGTGGTAGGTGCCGGGGCCGACACCGTGGTATTTCTTCTGTTTGGACATGGCCAGCTCGAAGCCCTTGCCCTTCTGGGTGAGAACGTGGAGCAGGACGGGATGATCCTGGTCCTTGAGGAAGTTCAACATCTTGATCAGGCTGTCGGTGTCGTGGCCGTCAACCGGGCCGTAATAGGTCAGTCCCATTTCCTCGAAAATGACGCTGGGAAGAAGGAGGCTTTTGGCGGCTTCCTCGGCCTTTTTGGCGTATTTGAGGGCGGTCTGTCCACCGAGGCGCTCGATAACCTGGCTGGCCTTGTCGTGGAGGTAGCTGAACTGCGGGTTGGTGGAGATTTTATTGAAGTAGCTGGCAATGGCACCGACGTTCTTGTCGATGGACCACTCGTTGTCGTTGAGGATGACGATGAGCTTCTTGGTGTGTTGGGTGATATTGTTCAGGGCCTCGAAGGTGACCCCGCAGGTGAAGGCGGCATCACCGCAAAGGGCGACCACATGTTCATCGCTTTTGCGCAGGTCACGGGCCGTGGCCATGCCGACGGCGGCGGAAAGCGCGGTGCCGGCGTGGCCCGCACCGTAGCAATCGTGCGGGCTTTCGGTGCGGAGCATGAAGCCATTGAGCCCTCCGGCTTGGCGGATGGTGGGGAACTGTTTGCGGCGCCCGGAGAGGATCTTGTGGACGTAGGCCTGGTGGCTGACATCGAAAACAAAGTTGTCTTTGGGGGTTTCGAAGACGTGGTGCAGGGCGATGGTCAGCTCGACCAGGCCGAGGTTGGGGCCGAGATGCCCCCCGTTTTTGCTGCAAACCTGGATCAGTTCATCCCGGATTTCCTGCGCCAGGACGGCCATCTCTTCCGTATTGAGTTTTTTGACATCAGCCGGTCCATTGATCCGGTCCAGTATTTTTGCAGCCATGTGGTTCTCTTTCCTTTGCCCCATCGTGGGGGTATTTCAAAACAGACGGGCCTCGCCGGCAGAATCCTCTTCTGCCGGGGCAGGCTGGTCTTCCCCCTGGATGGCCGGGAGACCGCCCGGGGAAGCGGTAAATGTCCCCGACTTTTGCCGGGTTAACAATTCAATTTTTTGCTCTGCCGCCGCCAGCTTCTCGCTGCAAAGGCCCAGAAGCTTCATTCCTTCCTCGTAACGCCCGATCAGATCCTCCAAGGGCAGCTCGGGCGACTGCATCAGACCGACGAGTTCGTCGAGGCGGGCGACGGCCTGTTCAAAGGTGATATCAGCGGACTTGTCCTTGGCAGGGGGCTTGGGCATCGGGGAGTCAGACTCTGGCCGGGGCAGCGGTGAGATCAATCCCGAAAAGCAGGCGGCTGGATCAGGGGGTCAGCTGACCATTGCGCCGGGGGAAACGCATCCGGTGGGCCAACCAACCATGTTTGGGGGCAAAGAGGAGGGCCACGATGAACAAACCCGCCTGGGCCAGTACGATACAGGCCGCGGTGGACCCATCGATGCGGAAGCTGAACCAAATTCCGGCGGCACAGGCCAGCCAGGCACTGCCCACCGACCAGGCCATCATGCCCTCGAAACGGTCGCTCATGAGATAACCAATGCAGCCGGGTGTGATCAACATCGCCACCACCAGGATGATCCCCACCGCCTGCAAGGATACCACCACGGTAGCCGCCAGCAGGCAGAGCAAAAGGTAGTGAAGAAAGACCGTGTTCAAACCGATGGTCCTGGCCTGGAGGGGGTCGAAGCAAAAGAGCATCAGGTCCTTCCGGAGCACCAGGATCACCGCCAGGGTCACTCCCCCGATGGCCAAGACCTGCCGGAGCGTCTCCGGCTCAATGCCCAGAATATTGCCGAAGAGGATGTGGTCGAGGTGAAGATCGCTTTCGGTTTTGGAAAAGAGCACCAGTCCGAAGGCGAAGAGACCGGTGAAGACGATACCCAGGACAGTGTCCTCCTTCAGACGGCTGTTGGCCTTGAGAAACCCGCTGGCCGCGCCACAGAAGACCCCGCTGGCGAAGGCCCCTGCGGCCAGAGGCAACCCAAACAGGTAGGCCAGAACGATCCCGGGCAGTACGGCATGCGAGACCGCATCGCCCAGGAGGGACCAGCCCTTGAGCACCAGATAACAGGAAAGGACCGCACAAACCGTTCCCACCAACAACCCCGCGAGCAGGGCGTCCTGCATGAACGGGTGGGAAAAGGGTTCCCAGAGGCCGTTCATGGGGTGGCCCCCCGTGCGCGGGTGCAGAGGCCGCACTTCGGCGAAAACAAAAACGCGGCCAGAAAGACCAGGGTTTGCAGCACGACGATGCAGCCTCCCACTTCGCCATTGAGAAAGTAACCCGTGTAGGCCCCGGCACCCGAAACGACCGCCCCCATCAGGCCGGCTATCAACAACATGCGGTCAAACCGGTCGCTGAGCAGGTAGGCGGTGGCCCCCGGAGTCACCAGCATGGCCACCACCAGGATCGCCCCCACCGCTTGCAAGGCCGCGACGGTGATGAGCGAGAGGAGGGCCAGCAAGGTCAACTGAAGCAGGTGGACCGGAAGACCGAGCGTGCGGGCCTGACCAGGATCGAAACAAAAAAGTACCAGGTCTTTCCACTTCAGTCCCAGGACCAGCAAAGCCGTGGCCGAGATCAGGACCATTTGCACCATGTCCGCGCGGGCGATGCCGAGGATGTTGCCAAAAACAATCGTCCTCAGATTGACCTCGGAGGGATGGAGCGATATGAGAAACAGGCCCAGGGCAAAAAAGGCGGTGAAAACCACCCCGATGACCGCATCCTCGCGCAACCGGGTGCGGGCCTTGACCAACCCCATGCCGAGCGCAGCCAGCATTCCGGTTGAGAATGCCCCCAGGACCATGGGCAATCCCAGGATGTGGGCGATGGCCACTCCTGGCACGACCGAATGGGAAAGGGCATCCCCCATCAACGACCAACCCTTGAGGATGACAAAACAGGAAAGCAAGCCGCAGACCCCGCCGATGAGCGCGCTCATCACCATGGCCCGGACCATAAAATCGTATTGCAAGGGTTCCAACCAGTTCATTCTTCCACCCGGTCCTCGATTTTCCCGCCATGTCCAAGCACCAACGGCCGCTCGTCATCGGTCAACACGATTGGATTATCACCCGGAGCATCGTCCAGGCGGAAATGGCGCAACTTGCCGCCGAAAGCCCGCCCAAGATTCTCGGCGGTGAAGACCTCGACCGTGGGACCATGCGCCAGCACCGTGCGGTTGATCAGCACCACTTGATCACAAAATTCCGGCACCGATCCGAGATTGTGGGTCGAAACCAGGATGATGTGTCCGGAAGCGCGCAGCTCGCGCAACACCTCGATGATGGATATCTCGGTCTTCACATCGACGCCGGTGAAGGGTTCATCCAGGAGAATAACCTTTGCCTCCTGGGCCAGGGCGCGGGCCAGGAAGACGCGCTTCTTCTGTCCGCCGGAAAGCTCCCCGATCTGGCGGTCCTGCAGACCCTCCAGCCCGACACGCTCCAAGCTCCGCCGCACGGCCTCGCGGTCGGCCGCGCGGGGGATGCGCAGGAAGTTCATGTGGCCGTAGCGCCCCATCATGACCACATCCCGGACCAGAACCGGGAAACTCCAGTCGACTTCCTCCGCCTGGGGCACGTAGGCCAGCAGATTCCTGCGGCAGGCTTGGGGCACACTCAGGCCACCGATGGTGACCTCGCCCTCGGTCGGCCGGACAAAACCGACAATGGCTTTGAAGAGGGTCGACTTTCCACTGCCATTGACCCCGACGAGGGCACAGATCACTCCGGTTTCCAAACGGAAGGTGGCATCGTAAAGGGCGGTGTTCCCGTTGCTGTAGGTCACGGTCACCTTGGCCACATCAACAGAAAAACTCATGGACGGTCCTCCGGGGTGAAACCGCGGACAATGGTGTTGGCGTTGGTTTCAAGCAGTTTCAAATAAGTCGGTGCCGGACCATCCGGCCCGGTGAGGGAATCAACATACAAGACGCCGCCGTAGCGTGCCCCGGTTTCCTGGGCGATCTGCCGGGCCGGCTTGTCACTGACCGTACTTTCGGAGAAGACCACCGGGATTTTCTCCCGGCGCACGATATCGATGACTTTGCGCACCTGTTGCGGTGTGCCCTGTTGGTCGGCATTGATCGGCCAGAGATACAATTGCTTCATTCCGTAATCCCGGGCCAGGTAAGAAAAAGCCCCCTCGCTGCTGACCAGCCAACGGCGCTCGGCCGGGATGGAATCCAAAGCTTGGCGGAGCGGAGCGTCCGCCGCACGGATCTGCTCGGTGTAGGCACGGGCATTGGCCGAGTAGACCGCCTCGTTCGCCGGATCCAGTTTCGCAAGGGCCGCGCGCACGTTTTCCACATAAATCAAGGCGTTGGCTGGCGACATCCAGGCATGGGGATTCGGTTTTCCGGTGTAGGGTCCCTCGCTGATGCCCATCGGCTCGATGCCCTCGGTCAACACCACACCCGGCACCCGGCCGAGGCGGCGGAGAAATTTCTCGAACCAACGTTCCAGATTCAGACCGTTCCACAAGATCAAGTCAGCCTGCTGGGCCCGGACCATATCACCCGGCGTCGGCTCATATCCATGGATTTCCGCCCCCGGCTTGGTGATGGAGACCACCTCCGCCGCATCCCCCGCCACATGGGCGGCGATGTCCTGCAGGATGGTGAACGTGGTCAGGACACGTTTCTTGCCCGTCGCAGCCTGTCCGGGCAGGGATGAGGCCATGACCAGCAGCAGAAAAAGCAAAAGGGGCCGGAGCTTCATCGGCCCAACCTAGACTCTCTTGAGTTAGATGCAACTAACTTTTTAAGACCATATTAACATTGCTAGCCGGGCTTATTCCGCTTAGGGTCTCCCCATGGCCCAGCCCGTGGCTCCCCTGCTTTCGCAGAGCATTGAAGACTACCTGGAACGGATCTACGAGTTGATCGAACTCAAGGGCTACGCCCGCGTCTCCGACATTGCCGAGGCCCTGCGTTTCACCCGTCCCAGTGTCTCCATCATGGTCAAGCGCCTGGACAAACTGGGCTTCCTGCGATACGAGAAGTATCGCGGCCTGACCCTGACGGAAAAGGGCCGGGAGGTGGCCCGGCGCATCCAACGCCGGCACGTCATTCTAACCGAGTTCTTCACCCTTCTCGGGCTGGACCGCAACGTCATCGCACGCGACGTCGAAGGCATTGAACACCACGTCAGCTCGGAGAGCCTGGAAAAATTGGAACGGATTGTGGAATACTGGGCCCGCCACCCGGCGGAACTCCGCCGGATCATTCCCGGAGCGGGCAAGAACCGTCCCTGACTGTCCGCTCAAGCCATAACGATGCCGTTGCTCACCGCGAAGATCGCGAAGGACGCGATGTATTTGGGACTTGGATACTGAAAAAATTCAATTCACCAGTCGGTGAGTCTGAATCCGAGGGCAATGAGCTTGAATGGCTCTGTATTTTATTCATATCCAACTATTTCGACTTCGCGCCCTTCGCGCCCTTCGTGGTGAACAACCGCTCAACGCCGGAAAAGCAGGCGCAGGCTGTTGAGACAAACCAGCACCGTACTACCCTCGTGGGCCATCACGCCGAGGCTGAGGGGGATTTTCCCGGTCAAAGACCCCAACGCCATCACGACCACCGTACCAAAGGCCACGACCAAATTTTGTCGGATGATGGTGCGGGCCCTGCGGCTGAGCAGGTAGGCCTTCAGGAAAAGATCGATGCGGTCGTTCATGAGCACAACGTCGCTTTGCTCGACCGCGGCATCGCTGCCCCTGGCCCCCATGCCGACAGCCACTTGGGCCGCGGCCAGGCTGGGCGCATCATTGATTCCGTCGCCCACCATGGCCACCACATGGCCCTCGCGGGTCAACTCCTCGATGGCGCGCACTTTGTCCGCAGGCAACAACCCGCCGCGGATATCCTTGGCATCGAGCCCGATCTCCGCCCCGACCTGGTCCGCCACCTGCTGCCGGTCCCCGGTCAACATGACGGTGCGCAGCCCGAGTTCATGCAACGATTCCAGCACCGGCTTGGATTCCACGCGCACCCGGTCGCGCAGGAGCATGCGTCCCAGAACATCGCCCTTGAGAATCCAGATTTCGCTGCAGGCCGCTTCGGGAAGGGGCACGGCATCGACCAGAGCGGCCACCGCCCCCTGGGCCACCAGTTCACGACGACCGATGACGCACAATTCCCCGTTCAGCCGTGCACTCACGCCCTGGCCGGTGTGGTTTTGGAAATCGCCCACCCCGAGGTCGCTCAATCCCTGCTTGCGTCCGTAACGCACGATGGCCCGGGCGATCGGGTGTGAAGCCTGCACTTCCATGCTGTAGGCAAGTTCGGCCACATCGCGTTCGCGACCCGGGGGCAGACTGAGGACCTGCTCGACTTCCAATTCGCCGGAGGTGAGGGTTCCGGTTTTGTCGAGGGCCACACAGTCGACACGAGCCAATTCTTCGACAGCCGCCCCGCCACGGAAAAGGAAACCCTGACGGGCACCGGCAGCGATGGCGGCCAGGATGGCGGAGGGGATGGAGAGAACGAGGGCGCACGGGCTCATGACCACCATCAAGGTCATAGCACGGTAAAACGCGGAGTATCCATCGTTGTTCTCAAAAGGGGGGACCTTGAGAACGATCCACCAAACAAAAAACATCAATGCCGTGCAGCCCAGAACCACCCAGGTGTAACCGGTGCCGAAACGGTCGGTGAACCGTTGAGCGGGGGCGCGGCGGTTTTGTGCGTTGCGGATGAGGTCGATGATTTTCTGCAACGCACTTTGCCGGAGCGGCCGGAGCACCCTGGCCTTGACCGAACCCCAGGTGTTGAGTGTGCCGCCGAACACCTCGTCGCCGGGATTCTTGGCCACTGGAAGACTCTCCCCGGTCAGGGCCGATTCATCGGCCGCCGTCTGGCCGTCGGTCAACAGCGAATCCACCGCGAACAAATCCCCCGGCCGCACGACGAGGATATCGCCCGGCTGGAGGGATTCGGCCGGGACCTCCTCCTCGGAGCCGTCGGACCGGAGGCGGATGGCATGGCGCGGGGTGGCCTTGAGCAGGGAGTCGATGGCTCCGCGGGTGCGGTGGGAAGCGTAGGCCTCCATGGCCCCGGAGGCGGAAAACAGGAAGAGCAGCAGGGCTCCCTCACCCCAGGCTCCCACCAACGAAGCTCCGGCGGCGACCGCCAGCATGAGGAAGTGAATATCCAGACGTCCACGGCGCAGGTTGTGCCAGGCATCCTCGGCCGCGTCGCGTCCACCGGCCAGCAGGGCTCCGGCATAGAAGACCACATCCAGCCATGAAGGGCCCAATTGCAGCTTGTGCACCAGAAAACCGGAGACCAGCAGGGCCCCACAGATGCCGGCATAAGTGGCCAGTTCGCGCCAGTCCTCTTCTTCCTCCTCCTCCTCGAACCAATCCAGCTCCCGCCATTTCCAGAATGTCGGCGCCGTCGGGCACGTGGGCTTGCGCAATACCGTTCCGTCACCTTCCTTGTCCACGCGGATGGAGGGACTCAAACCGGTGCGTTGTTCCGGCAAGAGGGCCTCGACTTCGGCCAACGATTGGCGCAGGGCTTCCTGCAAGGCGGCGACATCGACATTCCCCAACGTGGCCACGCTCAGGCGGCGGTTTTCCGGGTCGATCCGCACCGCCTCGACCCCAGGCTGGGAAATGAGGAAACGCGACAGGCCGACCAGGCGCAAGTCGTCGGAATCAGCAGGTGCCGAGAAAGACATGACGGCTCACTCTACCTGGCCGGTCCCGGGCGAAAGAGCCTTGCCGGTGCGAAACTCGGGGTGACGGATCTTGCCCCCGGCTTCGGCCACCCGGATCGTTCCTACGATGACAAAAATCATCCAAGCCGAAAAAACAAGCACGGAAGGGAGAGCGAAGCGGGGCCAACGAGTCAAGACCACCGCCAATACCACGGCCAGTCCCCCCGAAAGATAGATGGCCCAGGAAAGACCTTCGGCGGCTTCCTCGTGTTCATGCAGCCATCCTTCCCCCTCCCCGTCCAAGGCGGGCTGGATCAGGCCTTTCTCAAATCGTTCTTCCGCCTCTTCACCGGTATACATCACTCCGGCAGTGGCCAAAGCCATCGCCGCGATCAACCCGAGGGCCGTCAATTGGACAGGTGGAGTCTTGAATACAGTTCCCACCCAGAGGATCAACAACCCAATGGGAATGCCCACGATGGGCAAATGATTGAGGGCTATGTGGAGGTGTTCGGGGGTCAGGTTCATGTTCCTTCTTTTGTTAAGAAGACACATTACCCACACTAATTGAGAACAACAAGCTCGATTGGAGGATAAATATCTCCACTACAATCAATTACACTTGAGACTCAAACTCGCGTGAGAACCGCTTGCGGGCTCGACAACTCGTTCTCTTTGGGCGCCAAGTCCGACTGCTCACCAACTGATTGGACGTGCAGGTCCCGCAGGAGTTCAATCCGTCCATCCATGTGCTCGACCAAGGCGGAGCAGCTTTCGACCCAGTCGCCCGAGTTGTAATAGTGGGTGTTCCCCAATTGGCGATCGGCCGCATGGTGGATATGGCCGCAGAGCACGGCATCCACCTGGTAATCCTCCGCATAGCGCACCACGGCCTGTTCGAAATCACCGATGAAGCTGACCACGTTCTTGACCTCGTTTTTGACAAAAGCGCTGAGCGACCAATAGGGCCGTCCCAAGAGACGACGCCCCAAGTTCACCACCCCGTTGAGGTTGAGGAGGATCTTGTAACCCAAATCACCAATGTGGGCCAGCCAGCCCAGATTCTGCACCACCACATCCAGTTCATGCCCATGGATGACCAGGATACGGCGACCATCGACCGTGGTGTGGATGTCGTTTTTGCGCACGGTCACGGAACCGTAAGGTCCGAGAAATCCGCCCAGAAATTCATCGTGGTTGCCCGGGATATAAATCAACTCCGTGCCTTTGCGTGATTTGCGCAAAAGCTTCTGGATCACGTCGTTGTGGTCCTGTGGCCAGTAGATCCCGCGACGCAGGGCCCAGATGTCGATGATATCGCCGACCAGATAAAGGCGGTCGAACTCATGGTGCTTCATGAACTCCAAAAGTGCGGCGGCTTTGCTCCCCCGCGTGCCGAGGTGAACATCCGAAATCCAGCAAGTGCGATAATGGGCCATGGGTGTCAGGTATACTAGGCGTTGTTATTCACAATTTATTCACATACTAGCCATGGGTGTGTCATGACCATTGCAGCAAAGAGGCAATTATGTGACAATCAACTTTTCCCGAGTAAGTCCCACGGAATGGACTTCTCAAGCACCCCACCCGCTCCCATCTTCCTCCCATGACCTACGGCAAGGCGCGCTACGCCGCCATCGATTTTGAATCCGCCGGCAGCGCCCCGGGAAAAACCGATGCCCCGATCCAGCTGGGCATCGCCCTGATGGAAGGGGGGACGATCCAAACAGAAGGAGCTCTCCGCACCTATCTCCGCACCGATCGCCCGGTCACTTGGACCGCACAACAGGTCCATGGCATCACCGACGGCGACCTGGCCGACGCACCGTCCCTGGCGGAACTATGGCCGGAGATTCAACGAAGGCTGACCGGCCGCGTCATCGTGGCCCACAGCGCGGCGACGGAGAAGCGGTTCCTGCGCCTCTTCCCCACCCACCGTTTCGGCCCTTGGGTCGACACCCTGGCTCTCGGGCGGGAAATCCATCCCGGGCTGGCCTCACACCGGCTCGGCGACCTGGTGC is a window from the Candidatus Methylacidiphilales bacterium genome containing:
- the dxs gene encoding 1-deoxy-D-xylulose-5-phosphate synthase; its protein translation is MAAKILDRINGPADVKKLNTEEMAVLAQEIRDELIQVCSKNGGHLGPNLGLVELTIALHHVFETPKDNFVFDVSHQAYVHKILSGRRKQFPTIRQAGGLNGFMLRTESPHDCYGAGHAGTALSAAVGMATARDLRKSDEHVVALCGDAAFTCGVTFEALNNITQHTKKLIVILNDNEWSIDKNVGAIASYFNKISTNPQFSYLHDKASQVIERLGGQTALKYAKKAEEAAKSLLLPSVIFEEMGLTYYGPVDGHDTDSLIKMLNFLKDQDHPVLLHVLTQKGKGFELAMSKQKKYHGVGPGTYHPTDGESDASGPATFSQVFADTLVKLANTNNKIVAITGAMPNGTALDRFQPKHPDKYFDVGIAEEHAVLFAAGLATKGYKPVCAIYSTFLQRAYDMIIHDVALQNLPVVFAMDRGSLSGDDGPTHHGLFDISYLRCVPNMVHMSPKDEDEMADMLYTATQYAGPVALRYPRGAGVGAKVKENPQLLPIGKAEVIKHGTQVAVWSYGHMLPMGQELAAKLEAQGVSTAIINARFAKPLDRGTLEFFARSCEVIVTFEDHVIKGGFGAGVIEELSDLGLNTPVVRIGWPDQFIDHGKVDQLRALHGLSVEGALEKLQPFLKKLKPAAAKPAVA
- the xseB gene encoding exodeoxyribonuclease VII small subunit translates to MPKPPAKDKSADITFEQAVARLDELVGLMQSPELPLEDLIGRYEEGMKLLGLCSEKLAAAEQKIELLTRQKSGTFTASPGGLPAIQGEDQPAPAEEDSAGEARLF
- a CDS encoding metal ABC transporter permease, producing MNGLWEPFSHPFMQDALLAGLLVGTVCAVLSCYLVLKGWSLLGDAVSHAVLPGIVLAYLFGLPLAAGAFASGVFCGAASGFLKANSRLKEDTVLGIVFTGLFAFGLVLFSKTESDLHLDHILFGNILGIEPETLRQVLAIGGVTLAVILVLRKDLMLFCFDPLQARTIGLNTVFLHYLLLCLLAATVVVSLQAVGIILVVAMLITPGCIGYLMSDRFEGMMAWSVGSAWLACAAGIWFSFRIDGSTAACIVLAQAGLFIVALLFAPKHGWLAHRMRFPRRNGQLTP
- a CDS encoding metal ABC transporter permease, with amino-acid sequence MNWLEPLQYDFMVRAMVMSALIGGVCGLLSCFVILKGWSLMGDALSHSVVPGVAIAHILGLPMVLGAFSTGMLAALGMGLVKARTRLREDAVIGVVFTAFFALGLFLISLHPSEVNLRTIVFGNILGIARADMVQMVLISATALLVLGLKWKDLVLFCFDPGQARTLGLPVHLLQLTLLALLSLITVAALQAVGAILVVAMLVTPGATAYLLSDRFDRMLLIAGLMGAVVSGAGAYTGYFLNGEVGGCIVVLQTLVFLAAFLFSPKCGLCTRARGATP
- a CDS encoding manganese/iron ABC transporter ATP-binding protein, with the translated sequence MSFSVDVAKVTVTYSNGNTALYDATFRLETGVICALVGVNGSGKSTLFKAIVGFVRPTEGEVTIGGLSVPQACRRNLLAYVPQAEEVDWSFPVLVRDVVMMGRYGHMNFLRIPRAADREAVRRSLERVGLEGLQDRQIGELSGGQKKRVFLARALAQEAKVILLDEPFTGVDVKTEISIIEVLRELRASGHIILVSTHNLGSVPEFCDQVVLINRTVLAHGPTVEVFTAENLGRAFGGKLRHFRLDDAPGDNPIVLTDDERPLVLGHGGKIEDRVEE
- a CDS encoding metal ABC transporter substrate-binding protein, with translation MKLRPLLLFLLLVMASSLPGQAATGKKRVLTTFTILQDIAAHVAGDAAEVVSITKPGAEIHGYEPTPGDMVRAQQADLILWNGLNLERWFEKFLRRLGRVPGVVLTEGIEPMGISEGPYTGKPNPHAWMSPANALIYVENVRAALAKLDPANEAVYSANARAYTEQIRAADAPLRQALDSIPAERRWLVSSEGAFSYLARDYGMKQLYLWPINADQQGTPQQVRKVIDIVRREKIPVVFSESTVSDKPARQIAQETGARYGGVLYVDSLTGPDGPAPTYLKLLETNANTIVRGFTPEDRP
- the mntR gene encoding transcriptional regulator MntR, whose translation is MAQPVAPLLSQSIEDYLERIYELIELKGYARVSDIAEALRFTRPSVSIMVKRLDKLGFLRYEKYRGLTLTEKGREVARRIQRRHVILTEFFTLLGLDRNVIARDVEGIEHHVSSESLEKLERIVEYWARHPAELRRIIPGAGKNRP
- a CDS encoding heavy metal translocating P-type ATPase — protein: MSFSAPADSDDLRLVGLSRFLISQPGVEAVRIDPENRRLSVATLGNVDVAALQEALRQSLAEVEALLPEQRTGLSPSIRVDKEGDGTVLRKPTCPTAPTFWKWRELDWFEEEEEEEDWRELATYAGICGALLVSGFLVHKLQLGPSWLDVVFYAGALLAGGRDAAEDAWHNLRRGRLDIHFLMLAVAAGASLVGAWGEGALLLFLFSASGAMEAYASHRTRGAIDSLLKATPRHAIRLRSDGSEEEVPAESLQPGDILVVRPGDLFAVDSLLTDGQTAADESALTGESLPVAKNPGDEVFGGTLNTWGSVKARVLRPLRQSALQKIIDLIRNAQNRRAPAQRFTDRFGTGYTWVVLGCTALMFFVWWIVLKVPPFENNDGYSAFYRAMTLMVVMSPCALVLSIPSAILAAIAAGARQGFLFRGGAAVEELARVDCVALDKTGTLTSGELEVEQVLSLPPGRERDVAELAYSMEVQASHPIARAIVRYGRKQGLSDLGVGDFQNHTGQGVSARLNGELCVIGRRELVAQGAVAALVDAVPLPEAACSEIWILKGDVLGRMLLRDRVRVESKPVLESLHELGLRTVMLTGDRQQVADQVGAEIGLDAKDIRGGLLPADKVRAIEELTREGHVVAMVGDGINDAPSLAAAQVAVGMGARGSDAAVEQSDVVLMNDRIDLFLKAYLLSRRARTIIRQNLVVAFGTVVVMALGSLTGKIPLSLGVMAHEGSTVLVCLNSLRLLFRR
- a CDS encoding UDP-2,3-diacylglucosamine diphosphatase, which encodes MAHYRTCWISDVHLGTRGSKAAALLEFMKHHEFDRLYLVGDIIDIWALRRGIYWPQDHNDVIQKLLRKSRKGTELIYIPGNHDEFLGGFLGPYGSVTVRKNDIHTTVDGRRILVIHGHELDVVVQNLGWLAHIGDLGYKILLNLNGVVNLGRRLLGRPYWSLSAFVKNEVKNVVSFIGDFEQAVVRYAEDYQVDAVLCGHIHHAADRQLGNTHYYNSGDWVESCSALVEHMDGRIELLRDLHVQSVGEQSDLAPKENELSSPQAVLTRV
- a CDS encoding 3'-5' exonuclease, translated to MTYGKARYAAIDFESAGSAPGKTDAPIQLGIALMEGGTIQTEGALRTYLRTDRPVTWTAQQVHGITDGDLADAPSLAELWPEIQRRLTGRVIVAHSAATEKRFLRLFPTHRFGPWVDTLALGREIHPGLASHRLGDLVQALDLESSLALACPGLRWHDALYDATASLILLARLIRDGAMENLPLESH